From the Bombus affinis isolate iyBomAffi1 chromosome 4, iyBomAffi1.2, whole genome shotgun sequence genome, the window TAACTCGTAAATCGTATTTAATTTCGTTAAGAACTCGCAGAACCTAGTAAAACCGTAGAACTTCCTCCCACGGACACGCCACACCGAGCAGGAGCTCCCGGAAAGGTTCGTAAATGCATCCAATCCAGAGCGTAGTCGATTTTATAACTCGAACTTCGAGTTCACGTACTTCGATTATCGTATACAATCGATTATGtagttttaaataaattacgaacagaacttaaaaaaaaattgtatttactATGAGTTAATggcaattaataaaataaaataacatctTTAGAAATATTATAGGTATATATTTGTCGTATGCAAAACATcaatacaaaatatattaaatttattttgtgATTTTAATTGATGGGATAAATTAAAGTCCTTTGAAATGTCGACGTCACTTTTTATATTCGTTatctatttttatgaaatatttctttttctgtcATAAACCCTTTATATGTCACCCTTCtgtgtatattatttttactttataacgtaatattgcacaaTGAGCAGTAAATGTTAAGTTCACAATCTATGTTACGATACATTCGAATTTTTCTATGATCTTACGTATAGGAAACAAATTGTTACTTTTCAAATGTATGTTATAAAGTAAGGAATATGGAATATCTGTTCCATTGTATGCAATACTTATTTCATAATATGCAGTACATCTCCACCATCACCAACATTATGTTGATACAGATGGATTTAGAGTTTAATTAACTGCTTAAATAACACAGGTACACACgtgtataaaaataacaaaatttaagAGAGTAAGTTTAAGTGACGTCAATACTCAATGCTACCAAAATAATATCAGCAGATATCAATGGCTTAAAAGCgtttattttgtataataagatacaaaattaaaatagaaataaaatatagattCCAATAATTATCTTAATTCtttatttaacaatatatttataataattcaacattaaataacatttaagacaactttattgaaataaatatattcaaGTAACTGTAACAAATAGTGTACTGTAACAAACATAAATTTTATTCCTGAAGGAAAGTGTTTTATACAACAAAAAAGGTTTCAAGCATTGGGTTTCAGACTCACAATATTTAAATTCCTAACATTCATCAGGTCAACCGTTTTAAGTACCACAGTTAATACATCCAGCACAATACACCCAATACACACAGTACAGTCTACCTTAGTTACTTTCTTCTCCCTTTTTATAGATTTAATTGTTCCTTACCTTAAACTACCTATGTTATGTATATTCTATACAtgcatatttattatattttagagaataaaataaaaattatggaATTATCagaaacatttatatttatgttgTCTTACTCTCTTTACTTAATGTTTCATTAATAAGGGCTGTACCAGTAAAAGACCTTACAATAGTTTTCACAAATACTAAACAGCtaaaaaagaatttaattttatcataattattatatataatacaagtatacaagataattatataaaatagtaCCTTAGTAGAGCAATTATCCCGGCTGGCATTATTTTACCAGTATTATAATAACGATAACCCATAATTCCACCAAGAAGTGTAGTTGCTGCTATAGAAACTCTAATATTTGTGGGATCTTGAGAAGTTTGATAAGCTCCATAGCCCAAAACAGATCCAAAGATAAGTCCAGCTCCCAGAGAAGGAAttgattctttaaaaaattacataatttttattttttaaggaagtattttctattaattgctctttaataaataaaaattatatgataaAGAATTAAATGTGAAAAGTAATTAATCAAAGATGatacaaataattttataaataaattgtatttaatgtttattagaataataataataatgtttaatagtatataaacttaCGGGCTTTTACATAACCAAGTACACCACCAGCCGCTACTGTAGCGGCATATATATATCCAAGTATGTCAGCAGGCATTTTTTATCGCACAATtataattttgttattaataaGTTTACTTTTTACAGTCTATTCTGTTACTGCATAGACTTCAGTAAATTATAAATGCTAAGCagaatgtatttattttttGCACATCACCGATAGCCGTGATGCATCCATTTTATAGAGtggttttttaatttttctattacaacgACTGTTGCGCTATCTGTTGTacttaaaatttttattaatatattaagtGGATACGTAGATACTGTAGGTACCAATGAAATACCGTATCTATGTTATTAATCTTATTGCTTGATTTAAGTCTATTTTTGAGTACCACCAATTGTATTTTACCAACCAAAACCAACTATACATTATGCCTGCAATAAGAATatcgtaattaaaatttaatgtgTTATTTAATTTACTTCGATAACTGAATTCTATCAATCTAACATTGCATTTTATGTTTGTAGAACTACACATATTGAAAATGTAAATTCGATGTGTGTACATTAGAATTTGTAATGGGCgtaaacaaaattataaatttccaaaaaattataaaattggtAGCTTCTTGCtgttaaaaaaattataatactttcattatacaaaaatttaatcatAAATGATTGTAATAATGATGCTCGAACATATAATTGcataatgtaatttataaaactcAAATTCCACTTCACACatcatataaatatatgtacaattatatatacatatatgatgtatatataattatacaaagAAATATGTTCCAGGCAACtgtttacaattacat encodes:
- the LOC126915301 gene encoding transmembrane protein 14C, which encodes MPADILGYIYAATVAAGGVLGYVKAQSIPSLGAGLIFGSVLGYGAYQTSQDPTNIRVSIAATTLLGGIMGYRYYNTGKIMPAGIIALLSCLVFVKTIVRSFTGTALINETLSKESKTT